In the genome of Luteitalea pratensis, the window GATGGTTTGCGAGTTGCTGGCCGAGGGCGTCCGCAAGGGCCTGCGCCTGCAGTTCAACGACCAGGGGCCGGGGATTGCCGATGTCGCGCAGGCGATGAACGACGGCTGGACATCGGGCAAGGGCATGGGGCTTGGCCTGCCGGGCGCCAAGCGCCTCGTCAGCCACTTCTCGATCGAGTCCGTCCTCGGACGGGGGACGACGGTGACCATCGTCCGG includes:
- a CDS encoding anti-sigma regulatory factor, translating into MRTESMPLRSAQDVVIARQTVRRLTQQLAFRLVDQTKMVTATSELARNAVVYGLGGTMVCELLAEGVRKGLRLQFNDQGPGIADVAQAMNDGWTSGKGMGLGLPGAKRLVSHFSIESVLGRGTTVTIVRWN